A region from the Spea bombifrons isolate aSpeBom1 chromosome 7, aSpeBom1.2.pri, whole genome shotgun sequence genome encodes:
- the ATXN2L gene encoding ataxin-2-like protein isoform X1, which translates to MLKQQQPAPSSRKPAVMAVPGNGSPGSPNGSLPSAGSRGQERGGAGRGRSIVKGLQPPVFEGVYNNSRMLHFLTAVVGSTCDVKVKNGGVYQGIFKTLSSKFELAVDAVHKKTNDQVVGPKREDIVDTMIFKHSDVTLVHFRNVDFNYATKDKFTDSAIATSSKVNGEHKEKVLMRWDGGENTDDYDLDSDMSNGWDPNDMFKFNEDNYGVKTTYDSSLSSYTVPLEKDNTDEYRQREARATQLAREIESSPQYRQRIAIENDDCKTEEEKHSAVIRPNSDRDSPSLGSRDGKYVPLPQRVREGTRGGMRSGSTRGGRPGMGSITPRGPSQHYPDTSSSPVSEQRGINGGPSRMSPKTQRPIRSSKPMSSPSSRPGEVSTSPSAASRVYSPLSPKSTSSVASLENAVAASSPASTPDSRPPAEPSVSAKPPSPKSVTPTLPGEGKEMPPVASKESSRATEPTAPSDTVKPCKVLQTEQKRIQLDELRKFGAEFRLQESAGPDSAADGFPGRQRDALDSKVTPADLATCEVAEPLNMVQKVAEPAGDAKDERVCESSERQDEAPSPSSKTLPESKEEPAVCEYVRHGRESAGQVKKSTLNPNAKEFNPSKPLLAVNKATSTPTSPGPRNHSSATTIPMLAAGQSGVYSPYISYIPQLHSVAPSCFRQAPQMYSYPVSGSVPGQQGKYRPKGSLPPQRSDQQNSAPPMMQAAAAAGPPLVAATPYSPYIYSPQQFPGQPTMMQTMAHYPSQPVFAQMLQGNPRMITSGNHQALVSSSNSQYPPTDQPAPQTLYATVHQPYSHHAAQLHPQPASTPTQNQQQSQHANPSPVQHQGGQPPHLASGQPQQSLYHTATLTATPPSMTPGPTAQSPQSTYPQQAVYAIHAHQQLQHGYANMSHVAQAHVQSGITGAPPPPHPGGPHPSHPGGPHPTQVMLLHPSQTHGGPPQAGVQQTGVSNPSPYTYIQHHQVQSHPSQQLPYHPPGN; encoded by the exons ATGCTGAAGCAGCAACAACCGGCACCGTCAAGCCGCAAACCAGCCGTCATGGCAGTGCCCGGAAACGGCTCCCCTGGGAGCCCCAACGGTAGCCTCCCTTCTGCTGGAAGCCGGGGCCAGGAGCGTGGCGGAGCCGGCAG gggcagaagcATCGTGAAAGGACTCCAGCCTCCG gtGTTCGAAGGAGTTTATAACAATTCCCGCATGCTGCATTTTTTAACTGCTGTTGTG gGCTCCACGTGTGACGTGAAGGTGAAAAATGGTGGCGTTTATCAGGGGATTTTCAAAACCTTAAGTTCCAAG TTTGAACTGGCTGTTGATGCCGTACACAAGAAGACAAACGACCAGGTCGTGGGTCCGAAACGAGAGGACATCGTGGACACCATGATTTTCAAACACTCCGACGTCACGCTCGTTCACTTCCGCAATGTAGACTTCAACTATGCTACGAAAG ATAAATTTACTGATTCCGCCATCGCCACGAGCTCCAAAGTGAACGGAGAACACAAAGAAAAGGTTCTTATGCGCTGGGACGGCGGGGAAAACACTGATGATTATGACCTGGACTCGGACATG TCCAATGGCTGGGATCCGAATGATATGTTCAAATTCAACGAAGACAATTATGGTGTGAAGACCACCTATGACAGCAGCCTGTCTTCTTACAC GGTCCCTCTAGAGAAAGATAACACTGACGAGTACCGGCAGCGGGAAGCACGGGCGACCCAGCTAGCCAGAGAAATCGAGTCCAGTCCTCAGTACCGGCAGCGGATTGCCATAGAGAACGATGACTGCAAGACGGAGGAGGAGAAGCACAGCGCTGTCATACGGCCAAACTCTGACCGCGACAGTCCTAGTCTGGGCTCCAG AGACGGGAAGTACGTTCCCCTTCCTCAACGTGTCCGGGAAGGCACACGAGGTGGAATGAGAAGTGGCTCCACACGGGGAGGGCGACCAGGAATGGGATCCATTACTCCACGTGGACCTTCTCAGCATTATCCGGATACCAGCTCCAGTCCGGTGTCGGAGCAGAGAGGCATCAATGGGG gGCCCTCACGGATGTCTCCCAAAACTCAGAGGCCAATAAGATCCTCAAAGCCTATGTCTTCTCCGTCCAGCCGCCCTGGAGAGGTGTCCACTTCCCCATCAG CTGCCTCTCGTGTCTACTCGCCGCTCTCTCCAAAATCCACCTCTTCCGTCGCTTCCTTGGAGAATGCCGTGGCGGCGTCCTCTCCGGCTTCCACTCCTGACTCTCGGCCACCGGCAGAGCCCAGCGTGTCCGCCAAACCTCCCTCTCCCAAGAGCGTGACCCCAACCTTACCCGGGGAAG GTAAAGAGATGCCTCCTGTGGCCTCTAAAGAGTCGAGCCGCGCGACGGAGCCGACGGCCCCATCTGATACGGTGAAGCCTTGTAAAG TGCTGCAGACGGAACAGAAGAGGATTCAGCTGGATGAGCTGCGCAAGTTTGGTGCCGAGTTCCGG CTCCAGGAAAGCGCCGGTCCGGATTCCGCCGCCGACGGCTTCCCGGGGAGGCAGAGAGACGCCTTGGACAGTAAAGTCACTCCGGCAGATCTGGCGACGTGCGAGGTAGCCGAGCCCCTGAACATGGTGCAGAAAGTCGCCGAGCCGGCGGGAGACGCCAAAGACGAGCGAGTGTGCGAGAGCTCCGAGCGGCAAGACGAAGCTCCGAGCCCGTCAAGCAAAACTCTGCCAGAAAGCAAGGAGGAGCCTGCGGTGTGCGAGTACGTGCGCCACGGAAGAGAGAGCGCGGG ACAGGTGAAAAAATCTACCCTCAATCCCAACGCTAAGGAGTTTAACCCTTCAAAGCCTCTGCTTGCTGTG AATAAAGCGACTAGCACGCCAACCTCTCCTGGACCAAGGAACCATTCCTCTGCCACCACGATCCCCATGCTGGCTGCGGGGCAGAGCGGGGTGTACAGTCCCTACATCTCCTACATCCCCCAGCTTCAC TCGGTTGCCCCGTCTTGTTTCCGCCAGGCTCCTCAGATGTATTCGTACCCCGTCTCTGGCTCCGTTCCTGGACAGCAGGGGAAATACAGACCAAAAG GATCTCTGCCTCCGCAGCGCTCGGACCAGCAGAATTCCGCGCCACCCATGATGCAGGCGGCTGCAGCCGCCGGGCCGCCCCTGGTGGCCGCCACACCGTATTCCCCCTACATCTACAGCCCTCAGCAGTTCCCGGGGCAGCCAACCATGATGCAGACCATGGCACATTATCCTTCCCAG CCCGTCTTCGCACAGATGCTCCAGGGTAACCCGCGGATGATCACATCTGGCAATCACCAAGCCCTGGTGTCTTCCTCTAACAGCCAGTACCCCCCCACGGATCAGCCTGCGCCGCAGACGCTGTACG CCACAGTGCATCAGCCATACTCTCACCATGCCGCTCAGCTTCACCCGCAGCCTGCTAGCACCCCTACACAGAACCAGCAGCAGTCCCAGCATGCCAACCCCAGCCCCGTACAG CACCAAGGCGGGCAGCCTCCACACCTGGCTAGCGGCCAGCCCCAGCAGAGCTTGTACCACACGGCCACATTAACGGCCACTCCGCCGTCCATGACTCCTGGGCCCACCGCACAGTCCCCGCAAAGCACGTACCCGCAGCAGGCAGTGTATGCCATCCATGCCCACCAGCAGCTCCAGCACGGCTACGCCAACATGTCCCACGTGGCTCAG GCTCATGTACAGTCTGGAATAACCGGAGCACCCCCTCCTCCCCACCCTGGTGGTCCTCACCCTTCACATCCTGGCGGCCCCCATCCTACGCAGGTCATGCTCCTGCACCCCTCCCAGACGCACGGCGGACCCCCACAGGCTGGAGTTCAGCAAACAGGAGTATCCAACCCCTCGCCGTACACCTATATACAGCATCATCAAG TTCAGTCTCATCCGTCCCAGCAGCTTCCGTACCACCCCCCCGGTAACTGA
- the ATXN2L gene encoding ataxin-2-like protein isoform X3 — protein MLKQQQPAPSSRKPAVMAVPGNGSPGSPNGSLPSAGSRGQERGGAGRGRSIVKGLQPPVFEGVYNNSRMLHFLTAVVGSTCDVKVKNGGVYQGIFKTLSSKFELAVDAVHKKTNDQVVGPKREDIVDTMIFKHSDVTLVHFRNVDFNYATKDKFTDSAIATSSKVNGEHKEKVLMRWDGGENTDDYDLDSDMSNGWDPNDMFKFNEDNYGVKTTYDSSLSSYTVPLEKDNTDEYRQREARATQLAREIESSPQYRQRIAIENDDCKTEEEKHSAVIRPNSDRDSPSLGSRDGKYVPLPQRVREGTRGGMRSGSTRGGRPGMGSITPRGPSQHYPDTSSSPVSEQRGINGGPSRMSPKTQRPIRSSKPMSSPSSRPGEVSTSPSAASRVYSPLSPKSTSSVASLENAVAASSPASTPDSRPPAEPSVSAKPPSPKSVTPTLPGEGKEMPPVASKESSRATEPTAPSDTVKPCKVLQTEQKRIQLDELRKFGAEFRLQESAGPDSAADGFPGRQRDALDSKVTPADLATCEVAEPLNMVQKVAEPAGDAKDERVCESSERQDEAPSPSSKTLPESKEEPAVCEQVKKSTLNPNAKEFNPSKPLLAVNKATSTPTSPGPRNHSSATTIPMLAAGQSGVYSPYISYIPQLHSVAPSCFRQAPQMYSYPVSGSVPGQQGKYRPKGSLPPQRSDQQNSAPPMMQAAAAAGPPLVAATPYSPYIYSPQQFPGQPTMMQTMAHYPSQPVFAQMLQGNPRMITSGNHQALVSSSNSQYPPTDQPAPQTLYATVHQPYSHHAAQLHPQPASTPTQNQQQSQHANPSPVQHQGGQPPHLASGQPQQSLYHTATLTATPPSMTPGPTAQSPQSTYPQQAVYAIHAHQQLQHGYANMSHVAQAHVQSGITGAPPPPHPGGPHPSHPGGPHPTQVMLLHPSQTHGGPPQAGVQQTGVSNPSPYTYIQHHQVQSHPSQQLPYHPPGN, from the exons ATGCTGAAGCAGCAACAACCGGCACCGTCAAGCCGCAAACCAGCCGTCATGGCAGTGCCCGGAAACGGCTCCCCTGGGAGCCCCAACGGTAGCCTCCCTTCTGCTGGAAGCCGGGGCCAGGAGCGTGGCGGAGCCGGCAG gggcagaagcATCGTGAAAGGACTCCAGCCTCCG gtGTTCGAAGGAGTTTATAACAATTCCCGCATGCTGCATTTTTTAACTGCTGTTGTG gGCTCCACGTGTGACGTGAAGGTGAAAAATGGTGGCGTTTATCAGGGGATTTTCAAAACCTTAAGTTCCAAG TTTGAACTGGCTGTTGATGCCGTACACAAGAAGACAAACGACCAGGTCGTGGGTCCGAAACGAGAGGACATCGTGGACACCATGATTTTCAAACACTCCGACGTCACGCTCGTTCACTTCCGCAATGTAGACTTCAACTATGCTACGAAAG ATAAATTTACTGATTCCGCCATCGCCACGAGCTCCAAAGTGAACGGAGAACACAAAGAAAAGGTTCTTATGCGCTGGGACGGCGGGGAAAACACTGATGATTATGACCTGGACTCGGACATG TCCAATGGCTGGGATCCGAATGATATGTTCAAATTCAACGAAGACAATTATGGTGTGAAGACCACCTATGACAGCAGCCTGTCTTCTTACAC GGTCCCTCTAGAGAAAGATAACACTGACGAGTACCGGCAGCGGGAAGCACGGGCGACCCAGCTAGCCAGAGAAATCGAGTCCAGTCCTCAGTACCGGCAGCGGATTGCCATAGAGAACGATGACTGCAAGACGGAGGAGGAGAAGCACAGCGCTGTCATACGGCCAAACTCTGACCGCGACAGTCCTAGTCTGGGCTCCAG AGACGGGAAGTACGTTCCCCTTCCTCAACGTGTCCGGGAAGGCACACGAGGTGGAATGAGAAGTGGCTCCACACGGGGAGGGCGACCAGGAATGGGATCCATTACTCCACGTGGACCTTCTCAGCATTATCCGGATACCAGCTCCAGTCCGGTGTCGGAGCAGAGAGGCATCAATGGGG gGCCCTCACGGATGTCTCCCAAAACTCAGAGGCCAATAAGATCCTCAAAGCCTATGTCTTCTCCGTCCAGCCGCCCTGGAGAGGTGTCCACTTCCCCATCAG CTGCCTCTCGTGTCTACTCGCCGCTCTCTCCAAAATCCACCTCTTCCGTCGCTTCCTTGGAGAATGCCGTGGCGGCGTCCTCTCCGGCTTCCACTCCTGACTCTCGGCCACCGGCAGAGCCCAGCGTGTCCGCCAAACCTCCCTCTCCCAAGAGCGTGACCCCAACCTTACCCGGGGAAG GTAAAGAGATGCCTCCTGTGGCCTCTAAAGAGTCGAGCCGCGCGACGGAGCCGACGGCCCCATCTGATACGGTGAAGCCTTGTAAAG TGCTGCAGACGGAACAGAAGAGGATTCAGCTGGATGAGCTGCGCAAGTTTGGTGCCGAGTTCCGG CTCCAGGAAAGCGCCGGTCCGGATTCCGCCGCCGACGGCTTCCCGGGGAGGCAGAGAGACGCCTTGGACAGTAAAGTCACTCCGGCAGATCTGGCGACGTGCGAGGTAGCCGAGCCCCTGAACATGGTGCAGAAAGTCGCCGAGCCGGCGGGAGACGCCAAAGACGAGCGAGTGTGCGAGAGCTCCGAGCGGCAAGACGAAGCTCCGAGCCCGTCAAGCAAAACTCTGCCAGAAAGCAAGGAGGAGCCTGCGGTGTGCGA ACAGGTGAAAAAATCTACCCTCAATCCCAACGCTAAGGAGTTTAACCCTTCAAAGCCTCTGCTTGCTGTG AATAAAGCGACTAGCACGCCAACCTCTCCTGGACCAAGGAACCATTCCTCTGCCACCACGATCCCCATGCTGGCTGCGGGGCAGAGCGGGGTGTACAGTCCCTACATCTCCTACATCCCCCAGCTTCAC TCGGTTGCCCCGTCTTGTTTCCGCCAGGCTCCTCAGATGTATTCGTACCCCGTCTCTGGCTCCGTTCCTGGACAGCAGGGGAAATACAGACCAAAAG GATCTCTGCCTCCGCAGCGCTCGGACCAGCAGAATTCCGCGCCACCCATGATGCAGGCGGCTGCAGCCGCCGGGCCGCCCCTGGTGGCCGCCACACCGTATTCCCCCTACATCTACAGCCCTCAGCAGTTCCCGGGGCAGCCAACCATGATGCAGACCATGGCACATTATCCTTCCCAG CCCGTCTTCGCACAGATGCTCCAGGGTAACCCGCGGATGATCACATCTGGCAATCACCAAGCCCTGGTGTCTTCCTCTAACAGCCAGTACCCCCCCACGGATCAGCCTGCGCCGCAGACGCTGTACG CCACAGTGCATCAGCCATACTCTCACCATGCCGCTCAGCTTCACCCGCAGCCTGCTAGCACCCCTACACAGAACCAGCAGCAGTCCCAGCATGCCAACCCCAGCCCCGTACAG CACCAAGGCGGGCAGCCTCCACACCTGGCTAGCGGCCAGCCCCAGCAGAGCTTGTACCACACGGCCACATTAACGGCCACTCCGCCGTCCATGACTCCTGGGCCCACCGCACAGTCCCCGCAAAGCACGTACCCGCAGCAGGCAGTGTATGCCATCCATGCCCACCAGCAGCTCCAGCACGGCTACGCCAACATGTCCCACGTGGCTCAG GCTCATGTACAGTCTGGAATAACCGGAGCACCCCCTCCTCCCCACCCTGGTGGTCCTCACCCTTCACATCCTGGCGGCCCCCATCCTACGCAGGTCATGCTCCTGCACCCCTCCCAGACGCACGGCGGACCCCCACAGGCTGGAGTTCAGCAAACAGGAGTATCCAACCCCTCGCCGTACACCTATATACAGCATCATCAAG TTCAGTCTCATCCGTCCCAGCAGCTTCCGTACCACCCCCCCGGTAACTGA
- the ATXN2L gene encoding ataxin-2-like protein isoform X2 — protein sequence MLKQQQPAPSSRKPAVMAVPGNGSPGSPNGSLPSAGSRGQERGGAGRGRSIVKGLQPPVFEGVYNNSRMLHFLTAVVGSTCDVKVKNGGVYQGIFKTLSSKFELAVDAVHKKTNDQVVGPKREDIVDTMIFKHSDVTLVHFRNVDFNYATKDKFTDSAIATSSKVNGEHKEKVLMRWDGGENTDDYDLDSDMSNGWDPNDMFKFNEDNYGVKTTYDSSLSSYTVPLEKDNTDEYRQREARATQLAREIESSPQYRQRIAIENDDCKTEEEKHSAVIRPNSDRDSPSLGSRDGKYVPLPQRVREGTRGGMRSGSTRGGRPGMGSITPRGPSQHYPDTSSSPVSEQRGINGGPSRMSPKTQRPIRSSKPMSSPSSRPGEVSTSPSAASRVYSPLSPKSTSSVASLENAVAASSPASTPDSRPPAEPSVSAKPPSPKSVTPTLPGEGKEMPPVASKESSRATEPTAPSDTVKPCKVLQTEQKRIQLDELRKFGAEFRLQESAGPDSAADGFPGRQRDALDSKVTPADLATCEVAEPLNMVQKVAEPAGDAKDERVCESSERQDEAPSPSSKTLPESKEEPAVCEYVRHGRESAGQVKKSTLNPNAKEFNPSKPLLAVNKATSTPTSPGPRNHSSATTIPMLAAGQSGVYSPYISYIPQLHAPQMYSYPVSGSVPGQQGKYRPKGSLPPQRSDQQNSAPPMMQAAAAAGPPLVAATPYSPYIYSPQQFPGQPTMMQTMAHYPSQPVFAQMLQGNPRMITSGNHQALVSSSNSQYPPTDQPAPQTLYATVHQPYSHHAAQLHPQPASTPTQNQQQSQHANPSPVQHQGGQPPHLASGQPQQSLYHTATLTATPPSMTPGPTAQSPQSTYPQQAVYAIHAHQQLQHGYANMSHVAQAHVQSGITGAPPPPHPGGPHPSHPGGPHPTQVMLLHPSQTHGGPPQAGVQQTGVSNPSPYTYIQHHQVQSHPSQQLPYHPPGN from the exons ATGCTGAAGCAGCAACAACCGGCACCGTCAAGCCGCAAACCAGCCGTCATGGCAGTGCCCGGAAACGGCTCCCCTGGGAGCCCCAACGGTAGCCTCCCTTCTGCTGGAAGCCGGGGCCAGGAGCGTGGCGGAGCCGGCAG gggcagaagcATCGTGAAAGGACTCCAGCCTCCG gtGTTCGAAGGAGTTTATAACAATTCCCGCATGCTGCATTTTTTAACTGCTGTTGTG gGCTCCACGTGTGACGTGAAGGTGAAAAATGGTGGCGTTTATCAGGGGATTTTCAAAACCTTAAGTTCCAAG TTTGAACTGGCTGTTGATGCCGTACACAAGAAGACAAACGACCAGGTCGTGGGTCCGAAACGAGAGGACATCGTGGACACCATGATTTTCAAACACTCCGACGTCACGCTCGTTCACTTCCGCAATGTAGACTTCAACTATGCTACGAAAG ATAAATTTACTGATTCCGCCATCGCCACGAGCTCCAAAGTGAACGGAGAACACAAAGAAAAGGTTCTTATGCGCTGGGACGGCGGGGAAAACACTGATGATTATGACCTGGACTCGGACATG TCCAATGGCTGGGATCCGAATGATATGTTCAAATTCAACGAAGACAATTATGGTGTGAAGACCACCTATGACAGCAGCCTGTCTTCTTACAC GGTCCCTCTAGAGAAAGATAACACTGACGAGTACCGGCAGCGGGAAGCACGGGCGACCCAGCTAGCCAGAGAAATCGAGTCCAGTCCTCAGTACCGGCAGCGGATTGCCATAGAGAACGATGACTGCAAGACGGAGGAGGAGAAGCACAGCGCTGTCATACGGCCAAACTCTGACCGCGACAGTCCTAGTCTGGGCTCCAG AGACGGGAAGTACGTTCCCCTTCCTCAACGTGTCCGGGAAGGCACACGAGGTGGAATGAGAAGTGGCTCCACACGGGGAGGGCGACCAGGAATGGGATCCATTACTCCACGTGGACCTTCTCAGCATTATCCGGATACCAGCTCCAGTCCGGTGTCGGAGCAGAGAGGCATCAATGGGG gGCCCTCACGGATGTCTCCCAAAACTCAGAGGCCAATAAGATCCTCAAAGCCTATGTCTTCTCCGTCCAGCCGCCCTGGAGAGGTGTCCACTTCCCCATCAG CTGCCTCTCGTGTCTACTCGCCGCTCTCTCCAAAATCCACCTCTTCCGTCGCTTCCTTGGAGAATGCCGTGGCGGCGTCCTCTCCGGCTTCCACTCCTGACTCTCGGCCACCGGCAGAGCCCAGCGTGTCCGCCAAACCTCCCTCTCCCAAGAGCGTGACCCCAACCTTACCCGGGGAAG GTAAAGAGATGCCTCCTGTGGCCTCTAAAGAGTCGAGCCGCGCGACGGAGCCGACGGCCCCATCTGATACGGTGAAGCCTTGTAAAG TGCTGCAGACGGAACAGAAGAGGATTCAGCTGGATGAGCTGCGCAAGTTTGGTGCCGAGTTCCGG CTCCAGGAAAGCGCCGGTCCGGATTCCGCCGCCGACGGCTTCCCGGGGAGGCAGAGAGACGCCTTGGACAGTAAAGTCACTCCGGCAGATCTGGCGACGTGCGAGGTAGCCGAGCCCCTGAACATGGTGCAGAAAGTCGCCGAGCCGGCGGGAGACGCCAAAGACGAGCGAGTGTGCGAGAGCTCCGAGCGGCAAGACGAAGCTCCGAGCCCGTCAAGCAAAACTCTGCCAGAAAGCAAGGAGGAGCCTGCGGTGTGCGAGTACGTGCGCCACGGAAGAGAGAGCGCGGG ACAGGTGAAAAAATCTACCCTCAATCCCAACGCTAAGGAGTTTAACCCTTCAAAGCCTCTGCTTGCTGTG AATAAAGCGACTAGCACGCCAACCTCTCCTGGACCAAGGAACCATTCCTCTGCCACCACGATCCCCATGCTGGCTGCGGGGCAGAGCGGGGTGTACAGTCCCTACATCTCCTACATCCCCCAGCTTCAC GCTCCTCAGATGTATTCGTACCCCGTCTCTGGCTCCGTTCCTGGACAGCAGGGGAAATACAGACCAAAAG GATCTCTGCCTCCGCAGCGCTCGGACCAGCAGAATTCCGCGCCACCCATGATGCAGGCGGCTGCAGCCGCCGGGCCGCCCCTGGTGGCCGCCACACCGTATTCCCCCTACATCTACAGCCCTCAGCAGTTCCCGGGGCAGCCAACCATGATGCAGACCATGGCACATTATCCTTCCCAG CCCGTCTTCGCACAGATGCTCCAGGGTAACCCGCGGATGATCACATCTGGCAATCACCAAGCCCTGGTGTCTTCCTCTAACAGCCAGTACCCCCCCACGGATCAGCCTGCGCCGCAGACGCTGTACG CCACAGTGCATCAGCCATACTCTCACCATGCCGCTCAGCTTCACCCGCAGCCTGCTAGCACCCCTACACAGAACCAGCAGCAGTCCCAGCATGCCAACCCCAGCCCCGTACAG CACCAAGGCGGGCAGCCTCCACACCTGGCTAGCGGCCAGCCCCAGCAGAGCTTGTACCACACGGCCACATTAACGGCCACTCCGCCGTCCATGACTCCTGGGCCCACCGCACAGTCCCCGCAAAGCACGTACCCGCAGCAGGCAGTGTATGCCATCCATGCCCACCAGCAGCTCCAGCACGGCTACGCCAACATGTCCCACGTGGCTCAG GCTCATGTACAGTCTGGAATAACCGGAGCACCCCCTCCTCCCCACCCTGGTGGTCCTCACCCTTCACATCCTGGCGGCCCCCATCCTACGCAGGTCATGCTCCTGCACCCCTCCCAGACGCACGGCGGACCCCCACAGGCTGGAGTTCAGCAAACAGGAGTATCCAACCCCTCGCCGTACACCTATATACAGCATCATCAAG TTCAGTCTCATCCGTCCCAGCAGCTTCCGTACCACCCCCCCGGTAACTGA
- the TUFM gene encoding elongation factor Tu, mitochondrial, whose product MAMRVVLSACSRAVFSGIPARSLRIATWSGPPARFCPLLVRNYAAEAKKTYQRDKPHVNIGTIGHVDHGKTTLTAAITKILAEAGGAQFKKYEDIDNAPEEKARGITINASHVEYTTANRHYAHTDCPGHADYVKNMITGTSQMDGCILVVAATDGQMPQTREHLLLAKQIGVKHIVVFINKADAVDDKEMLDLVELEVRELLTEFGYDGENTPVITGSALCALENRNQDIGLNSIMKLLDAVDTHIPVPPRDLDKPFLLPVEAVYSIPGRGTVVTGTLERGTIRKGDECEFVGRNKQIKSVVTGVEMFHQNLDRAEAGDNLGALVRGLKREDVRRGMVMCKPGSIRPHQKIQAQVYILSKEEGGRHKPFVSNFLPVMFSLTWDMSCRVQLPTNKEMVMPGEDSALTLTLRQPMVLEIGQRFTLRDGNRTIGTGLVTEILEMTPDDDINWGG is encoded by the exons ATGGCGATGCGCGTGGTGCTGTCTGCATGTAGCCGGGCCG ttttcAGCGGGATTCCGGCTCGCAGTCTGCGGATCGCG ACATGGTCCGGCCCCCCGGCCCGCTTCTGCCCCTTGCTGGTGAGGAATTACGCCGCGGAGGCAAAAAAGACCTATCAGAGAGACAAGCCTCACGTGAACATCGGGACTATCGGACACGTGGACCACGGCAAGACCACCCTGACCGCAGCCATTACAAAGA TTCTGGCCGAGGCCGGAGGGGCTCAGTTTAAGAAGTACGAGGATATCGATAATGCCCCGGAGGAGAAGGCGCGTGGCATCACCATCAACGCGTCGCACGTGGAGTACACCACCGCCAACCGGCACTACGCGCACACCGACTGCCCCGGGCACGCGGACTACGTCAAG AACATGATCACCGGCACGTCGCAGATGGACGGCTGCATCCTGGTTGTCGCTGCCACGGACGGGCAGATGCCGCAGACCAGGGAGCACTTACTGTTGGCCAAACAG ATCGGCGTGAAGCACATCGTTGTGTTTATTAACAAGGCGGACGCCGTGGACGATAAGGAGATGCTGGATCTCGTGGAGCTGGAGGTCCGAGAGCTGCTGACGGAGTTCGGATACGACGGAGAGAACACGCCGGTGATCACCGGATCCGCTCTGTGCGCCCTCGAG AACAGGAATCAGGACATCGGTTTGAATTCCATCATGAAGCTGCTGGACGCCGTGGACACTCACATCCCCGTCCCACCGCGAGATCTCGACAAGCCCTTCCTGCTCCCCGTCGAAGCCGTCTACTCGATCCCAG GCAGGGGAACCGTGGTGACCGGGACCCTGGAGAGAGGAACCATCAGGAAAGGCGACGAATGTGAATTCGTGGGACGTAATAAACAGATCAAGTCTGTGGTTACAG GCGTTGAGATGTTCCACCAGAACTTAGACCGGGCAGAGGCTGGAGATAACCTCGGAGCCCTCGTCAGGGGGTTAAAGAGAGAGGATGTGAGGCGGGGGATGGTGATGTGCAAACCGGGGTCCATCCGGCCGCACCAGAAGATCCAAGCCCAG GTCTACATTCTCAGTAAGGAGGAAGGGGGCCGCCACAAGCCTTTTGTCAGTAACTTCTTGCCCGTGATGTTCTCTCTGACCTGGGACATGTCCTGCCGGGTGCAGCTGCCGACCAACAAG GAAATGGTGATGCCGGGTGAAGACTCCGCGCTCACCCTGACCCTGCGACAGCCCATGGTCTTGGAAATCGGTCAGCGCTTCACCCTGAGAGACGGCAACCGGACGATCGGCACCGGCTTGGTGACGGAGATCCTGGAGATGACACCCGACGATGACATTAACTGGGGCggctga